GGGAAGATGGCCGCCGATCCCGAGCTGGAGGCGGAGCTCAAGCGGACTCGAGCCATCATCCAATCGATGACGGTTGAGGAGCGCCGTCACCCCCATATAATCGGAGCCAGCCGGAAGCGGCGGATCGCCAGGGGTTCGGGGACCACCGTACAGGAAGTGAACCAACTCCTGTCCCAGTACGAGCAGGCCCGGCGGCTCGTCCGCGAGTGGAGCCGGCGACGGGTGCCTCCGGGACGGGGTGGGTTTCCCAAGATGACGAGGTGATGGCATGGCGGCAAGGATCAGGTTGATGCGGGTGGGCAAGCGGAAGCAGCCCAGCTACCGGGTGGTCGTGGTGGATGCGGCGGAGAAGCGGGACGGCCGTACGGTGGCCGAAATCGGCTATTACAATCCGCTCGCCCAGCCGGCAGAGGTTGCGGTGGACGTGGAAGCAGCCCTGGCCTGGCTCCAGAAGGGGGCCCAGCCCACCCCGGCCGCGCGGCGGCTCCTTTCCCGAAGCGGCGTCATGCGGGCCTGGCACGAGGCCCGCTACGGCCGGCCCAAGGCCGAAGGGGATGCTGGCTGAACTGGCCCGCTACCTCCTGCGGGCGGTCAGCGATCGCCCGGCGGAGGTCCAGGTGGACCATGTGTGGTCTGCCCACGTCGATTTCCTATTCTTGCGCGTACCTGAATCCGACCAAACCCGATTGAGCCCCCGGGACCGGGACGCGCTGGCAAGGGTAATCGAGACGGTGGGGGCGCGGACCGGGCGCACGGTGATGGTGGACTGGCGATGAGGTTCGACGTCGTCACCTTGTACCCAGACATGCTCCTGCCCTTCTTCTCGGAGGGGATCCTCCGCGGGGCGCAGGACAAGGGGCTCATCGAGATCCACGTCCACGACCTGCACGCGTTCTCCCCGGACCCCCGGGGCATTGTGGACGACCGTCCGTTCGGGGGAGGGGCGGGGATGGTGATGCGGCCAGAGCCGTTCTTCCGAGCGATCACCGCCGTCGAACGGGAGGCCGGGAGGCCGCCGTACGTGGTGCTCCTCTCCGCCCAAGGGGTCCTGTTCCGCCAGGAGATCGCCAAGGCCCTCGCCCGCCAGTGGGCCGTAACCCTGTTGTGTGGTCGGTACGAAGGGGTGGACGAGCGGCTGGCCGCGCGTGCCGACTTGGAACTCTCCATCGGGGACTACGTGCTCGCCGGGGGGGAGCTGGCAGCGGCGGCGGTGGTGGAGGCCACGGCGCGGATGGTGCCCGGGGTGGTAGGGCGATACCAATCCGCGGCCACCGATTCCTTCTTCGCCGGTCCCCGCCTCGGCTACCCCCAGTACACCCGACCACGGGCCTTCCAGGGGATGAGCGTGCCCGATGTCCTCCTCTCCGGGGACCACGAGCGTATCCGCCGCTACAGAGAGCGGGAGGCGTGGCGCAAGACCCTCCGCAACCGCCCCGATCTCCTCAGCCTGAACCTTCCGCCCCGCCCCTCCGCTGGTCCAGCCAAGCCTGCAGGATGAGGACCGCGGAGACCTCGTCCTCCTTGGCCCGACGCTTCCGCCAGGACCGGCCGCCCTCGCGCAGGGCGCGGTCGGCCTCGATCGAGGTCAGGCGCTCATCCACGTAGTGGAGGGGGAGTCCGGCCCGTTCGGCCACGGTCTCGGCCAGGGCCCGTACCTTGGCCGCTTGCTCCCCCTCCGTCCCGTTCATGTTCAGGGGAAGCCCGACCACGATCGCCACCGCCCCGAGCTCCCGGGCGAGCCGGGCGAGGCAAGCGACATCTTCCCCCGGCGACCGCCGGTGGTAGACCCCACGGCCCTGGGCCACCGTCCCGGTCTCGTCGGAGGCGGCGATCCCCACCCGCCGATCGCCGATGTCGAACGCGATCGCCCTCATGTCTTGGCGAGAATGGCCAGCGCGCGCCGGATCATCTCCTCCACCGAGGCGTCCGGGCACTCCCGAACGAGCTTCTCCACGGCCCGCCGGGCCTCGGCCTCGGAGAACCCGAGCACCCTGGAGGTGAGGGCCCGCAGCACCACCTGTTCCTTCTCCCCCATCGGCTTGGACACGCCCGGGGCCCACTTGGCCAGGCGCTCGGAGAGCTCAACCATCACCCGCTGAGCGGTGCGGCGGCCGATCCCCTTCACCCCGTCGAGGGCCGACAGGTCCCCGCACCGCACCGCGGCCGCAAGCTCGGTCGGGGGCAGGGCGGCCACCAGGCGAAACGCGAGCTTGGGCCCGACCTGGGGCACGGAGAGGAGGGCCACGAACATCTCCCGTTCCTCGCGGGTGGCGAACCCGAAGAGGTCAAGGCCGTCCTCGCGCACCACGAGGTGGGTGAAGAGGTGCACCGACTCCCCTAGCGAGATCTGGCCTACGGTACGGCCGGGCACGGCCACCCGCAGGCCGAGCCCGCCCAGGGCCAGGACCAGGAAGTCCTCCCCCCGCTCCACGGCCGTGCCCGCTAGGAACTCAACCAGGACCGACCTCCTCCACCTGGCCCCACGGGGCTACCGCAGCCCGGAGGACGGGGAACTTCTCCTGGGGAAGGGCCACGGTGAGCCTCACCTGCTCCCCCACTTCCTGGCCCAGGATGCGCGCCCCCAGCCGTTCTATTTGAGCCAGGGCTGCGCCCATTCGCCCGGGCGAGATGACCACCCACACCTGGACCTCGGGGACCAACTCCCGCACGCCGGCGAGGCTGAGGGCCTCCCGGGCCGCATCCCGGTACGCCCGAGCTAGGTTCCCAACCCCGAGCTTCACCCCGCCGAAGTACCGGACCACCGCCACCAGCACTCCGCCCAGGTCTTCGGCCTCCAGAAGCGAACGGATCGGACGGCCCGCCGATCCGGCCGGCTCGCCGTCATCGCTGGCGCGGGCCTCGCCGGTGGCGAGACGATACGCGTGCGGGATGTGACGGGCCCCGTGATGCTCCCGCCGCAGCCGGCCGAGCTCGTGCTCCACCTGCTCTACGGACACCACCGGCACGGCGAACGCGAGGAACCGGGACCGTTCCCGGGTGATCTTGGCCTGAGCGGCCCGCACGATGGTCCTCATCCCACGCAGGGAGGGGACTCGTCCCGGCTCAGGTCGGAAAGGTCGGCGAATGCCCGGTCGACCTTGGCCTCCTCCCCGACGAGGAGCAGGGTCACCGCACCGGTCCCCGGACCGACCCCGCCGCTCGCCACGTGCGCTGCCCGCACGCCGTACACGATCTCCACCGCCTCCACCTCGGTCACCACCGTGCCCGTGAGCGGATAGAGGCCCACCTTGAACCCGGCCGACCATTTGAGCCGCCCCGCCCCGAGCTCCTGGGCGAGATCGGCCACGGAGCCGTGGATGGACTTGGCACAGGAGACGGGGATCACGACCTCCACCCCCCGGGCCAGGGCGGGCGGCACGAACTTCCCCACCGTGCCCCCGGCCTCCGAGGCCATGAACACCCCGCACATCCCGTCGGGGTCGAGGACGTTGGCTCCTTTGACGAGCACGTCCCCGCAGGCGAGCTCGGCGATCACCTCGTCCAGGGCAAGCTCAACCGGCTGCCCATGGCGGAGGACAAGGGGCCTCATTTGGCGTTCAGGAGGCACCCAGGTCAGGCCCTCCCCGATGTAGCCAGCGCAAAAGCGCTCCTTCTCCACCGGCCGCCCGAGGAGCTCCTCGGCCACGTAGGCGTT
This Candidatus Acetothermia bacterium DNA region includes the following protein-coding sequences:
- the rpsP gene encoding 30S ribosomal protein S16; the encoded protein is MAARIRLMRVGKRKQPSYRVVVVDAAEKRDGRTVAEIGYYNPLAQPAEVAVDVEAALAWLQKGAQPTPAARRLLSRSGVMRAWHEARYGRPKAEGDAG
- the trmD gene encoding tRNA (guanosine(37)-N1)-methyltransferase TrmD, yielding MRFDVVTLYPDMLLPFFSEGILRGAQDKGLIEIHVHDLHAFSPDPRGIVDDRPFGGGAGMVMRPEPFFRAITAVEREAGRPPYVVLLSAQGVLFRQEIAKALARQWAVTLLCGRYEGVDERLAARADLELSIGDYVLAGGELAAAAVVEATARMVPGVVGRYQSAATDSFFAGPRLGYPQYTRPRAFQGMSVPDVLLSGDHERIRRYREREAWRKTLRNRPDLLSLNLPPRPSAGPAKPAG
- the ruvA gene encoding Holliday junction branch migration protein RuvA, which encodes MVEFLAGTAVERGEDFLVLALGGLGLRVAVPGRTVGQISLGESVHLFTHLVVREDGLDLFGFATREEREMFVALLSVPQVGPKLAFRLVAALPPTELAAAVRCGDLSALDGVKGIGRRTAQRVMVELSERLAKWAPGVSKPMGEKEQVVLRALTSRVLGFSEAEARRAVEKLVRECPDASVEEMIRRALAILAKT
- a CDS encoding YigZ family protein; the protein is MRTIVRAAQAKITRERSRFLAFAVPVVSVEQVEHELGRLRREHHGARHIPHAYRLATGEARASDDGEPAGSAGRPIRSLLEAEDLGGVLVAVVRYFGGVKLGVGNLARAYRDAAREALSLAGVRELVPEVQVWVVISPGRMGAALAQIERLGARILGQEVGEQVRLTVALPQEKFPVLRAAVAPWGQVEEVGPG
- the ruvX gene encoding Holliday junction resolvase RuvX translates to MRAIAFDIGDRRVGIAASDETGTVAQGRGVYHRRSPGEDVACLARLARELGAVAIVVGLPLNMNGTEGEQAAKVRALAETVAERAGLPLHYVDERLTSIEADRALREGGRSWRKRRAKEDEVSAVLILQAWLDQRRGGAEGSG